The DNA window GCCGGCCGCACCGGCAGGCTCGGCGCCGCCGGCTTCTGCTTCGCGCTTGTGGGCACCTTGGACATGGCGGGCAACATGTGGTTCGACGGATTCGCCGCACCGTGGATCGTGGACGTCGCGCCCGGCGCCGTCCTCGCCGGGGGCTCCGGCATGCTGGCGATCGGCGGCCTGTCCAGCTACGTGCTGTTTGCCCTCGGCTGGATCGTCTTCGGCATTACAGGCTGGCGGGCGCGCATGTTCCCCGCGTGGGCGGGCGTGGCATTCATCGTGGCCGGATTCCTGGGCTACAACGCGGGCCTGCCGCCGTACGGCATCCCGATCGGCCTGGCCATGGCCGCCCTGGGCTGGTGGATCGTCCGCACCGGAGGCAGGACGGCGGCGCCGCCCGAACGCCCGGCTCAGGCTGAAGGCCCGCCCGGCTTAGCCTGAGAGCTCGGCCAGCAGCTCCGCCTTGCGCTCGTCCGTGGCAAAGGAGGACCCGATCGAGTTCGCGGCGAGGCGGACGCGGTCGAATTCGGACAGCGCCATCACCGATTCCAGCTGGGCGAAGTTGTCATCCACGTAGCCGCCGAAGTACGCCGGATCATCCGAATGGACACTCACGTTGAGCCCGGCCGCCAGCATCGCGGGAAGCGGATGTTCGGCCAGCATCTCCACGGCCCGGAGCCGCACGTTGGACAGCGGGCACACGGTCAACGGCACGCGGTCGGCCACCAGCCGCTCCACCAGGTCGGGATCCTCCATGCACCGGATGCCGTGGTCAATCCGCTCCACGCCCAGCACGTCCAGGGCCTCAATAATGTACGACGGCGGGCCCTCCTCGCCGGCGTGGGCGATCTTGCGCAGGCCTGCTTCGCCGGCCCGGGCAAACAGCCGCTCGAACTTGGCCGGCGGATTGCCCACCTCGGCAGAATCCAGTCCGATGCCGACGATCGGCGCATTCATGGCAAGCAGCGCCTCAAGAACCTCCAGTGCGGATTCTTCGGACAGATCGCGCAGGAAGGCGGCGATCAGCAGCGTGGAAATCCCGAATTCCTCCTGGGACGTGGCCAGCACCGAGGCCACCCCGTTGACGCAGGTTTCCAGCGAGACTCCGCGGGAGAGGTGCGCCTGCGGATCCATCATGATCTCCGCGTGCCGCACTCCGGCGGCCGCGGCACGCGTGAGGTAGGCCCGGGTCATGTCCGCGAAGTCCGCCTCGGTCCGCAGCACGGCCATGTTGGCGTAGTACAGGTCCAGGAACGACTGCAGGTCCGTGAACTCGTACCGCGCCCGCAGATCGTCCAGTCCCGAATACGGCAGCTCGATTCCGTTCCGCTCCGCGAGCGCAAGGATCAGTTCGGGCTCCAACGTCCCCTCAATGTGCAGGTGCAGTTCCGCCACGGGCAGGATCGGCGGTGCCGCCACAGCCACCGGTTCGTTCAGAAGTGCGGTCTGATCATTCGGTTCGGCGGCGCCGTCGTAAGTATCCACACCGCAAGAATAGACCCCGGCACAGACATCACCGCTAGAGTCGAATAGATGCGAAGTGAACAGCCTGCTGACTATCTGCCCGAGCTGACAACCGCGCTGGCACCCGACCATCACACTGACGGCTTTGTCCGCGTCCGGGGTGCCCGCGAGAACAACCTGCGTAGCGTGGACGTGGACGTCCCCCGCGACGCAATCGTCGCCTTCACCGGCGTCTCCGGCTCAGGCAAGTCCTCGTTGGCGTTCGGCACCATCTACGCCGAGGCCCAGCGGCGATACTTCGAGTCCGTGGCGCCCTACGCCCGGCGGCTCATCCAGCAGGGGCACAACCCCAAGGTGGAAATGATCACCGGGCTGCCGCCCGCCGTCGCCCTCCAGCAGCGCCGTGGCTCACCGAGCTCGCGTTCCACCGTGGGCACGGTGACCACCCTCTCAAACTCGCTCCGCATGCTATATTCCCGAGCCGGCACCTATCCCTCCGGCGCGGCCCCGTTGGACTCCGACGCGTTCTCCCCCAACACCGCCGCGGGCGCCTGCCCCGAATGCCATGGGCTCGGGATTGCGCACACCGTCAGTGAGGCATCGCTGGTCCCCGACACCTCGCTGAGCATCCGCGACGGTGCCATCGCGGCGTGGCCGGGTGCGTGGCAGGGCAAGAACCTGCGGGACATCCTGAGCCATCTCGGCTATGACGTGGACACCCCGTGGCGGAAGCTTCCCAAGAAGCAGCGCGACTGGATCCTCTTCACCGAGGAACAGCCCGTGGTGGAGGTGACGCCCCAGCGCGACCGCGTGGCCAAGCCCTACAAGGGCCGGTTCTGGAGCGCCAAAAGCTATGTCCTCCATACCCTGGCCGATTCCAAAAGCAGCACGATGCGCGAGCGCGTACTGAGGTTCATGGAGACCGGGCCCTGCCCGCGCTGCGGCGGCACGGGCCTCACGCCGGAGGCCCTTGCTGTGACGTTCGCGGGCCACACCATCGCCGGCCTCAACGCCGTTCCAATGGCCGAACTGGCGGACATCATCCGTCCCACCGCCGA is part of the Arthrobacter sp. KBS0703 genome and encodes:
- a CDS encoding adenosine deaminase, with protein sequence MNEPVAVAAPPILPVAELHLHIEGTLEPELILALAERNGIELPYSGLDDLRARYEFTDLQSFLDLYYANMAVLRTEADFADMTRAYLTRAAAAGVRHAEIMMDPQAHLSRGVSLETCVNGVASVLATSQEEFGISTLLIAAFLRDLSEESALEVLEALLAMNAPIVGIGLDSAEVGNPPAKFERLFARAGEAGLRKIAHAGEEGPPSYIIEALDVLGVERIDHGIRCMEDPDLVERLVADRVPLTVCPLSNVRLRAVEMLAEHPLPAMLAAGLNVSVHSDDPAYFGGYVDDNFAQLESVMALSEFDRVRLAANSIGSSFATDERKAELLAELSG